From Venturia canescens isolate UGA chromosome 3, ASM1945775v1, whole genome shotgun sequence:
aaaaaaaaaaatattgccctAAAACgacacaccctaatatatatattagggtgattcaaaaaattttttttgtttttgattgcCAATGGGAtgaaaagtttctttttggTGTAAAAAGACACCAGTTAAAATTTGAGCACTTAATTGCTCACGTATGTTCGAGTAAAAGTACTTTCTGAATCATAGGTTTTAAGTCTTTCATGCATTCGCTTCAATTAATTTATGAACGCCTTGCATATTGTTACAAATAAAAGTGGAAATCCGGACTCCGATAATTAAATATACTCGTAACTTTGGCAGACAAGTCTACTTCCCTTCCTCGTTGTCTCTCCACTCccattcttttctttctcccctcgcaccctcctttttttcattgcttccTTCATCTCCACTCGTTACAAtataattggaaatgaaaccatcgttacaattataaaaaaatataacgaaggATTTTCCCACGATGTAACTAAgcttaaaattcatcaaaaaaataaacgttttctataaaaaattacgaagaaaATTGAGGGGGACTAACaccgtgaaaaaagaaaattgtgtCTCAAAACAGATCAATTTTCTTGGATCGATTCCTTTATGATCTTTAACCTATTATCAAATGAAAGGTTATCCTAAAACAAAGATTTTGACCCCCTGATGCATtagtttcaattgatttttcacaaagttatatagtcaaatgaaaaaattgcaatattctttaaaaattcgtAGCTGACAGAAACGttcagataaaaatttgaaataaatcagGTGAGTTCCTGTGACGGAGttctttttgagaaaaaaaaatctatcaaataaaaaatgggaatttgAAAAGTGCCCGACTTGGCATGGAATGTCCCATATAtaacaatttttgaaatattatcgGAACATATTTTCGTACCTTCCTTGCACCATGGTTTTCTAACTTCAATGGATTGCAACATTCTTTATTCTCTACATTGAAAAaggttttattgaattctgcataaaaactgcaaaattttttaacctAACTTTCACTGTTGACAATTTAAAGGTATTTCTTGCAAACGGGTCCTTGTAATAATTTGTGGAGTTGAACAttattttcagactttcaatGGTGCAAGATAACCTTCAACCAACTTCATTTGCAaaactatatttttttgttctcgatACCGATTTCTACGATTATTTTACAttgattgtttatttttcatttatagaTGTTGGCCTATCTCGCGCTGGTGATGATCGCAGCTCTCGCCCATCCCGTTTTTTCCATGGTGGGATACGATTGCGGATCGAGCGCAATGAATATTACAACTGTATCGTTGTTGACCGTCGGAGAATGCAACATACCAAGTCCAGAAGTGGAAGTCCATGAACAATATATTGAATTATTGCAACTCAACGAATTCGCGGAAACGGAAGTGTTGCAAtgcaaaatcgaaatttttcgcgttatattttattgtgGTATGTCTTCTCATATTGCAACCGTGGATAACGCGCAATTGGAATATATCGAAATGGTAAGCCGTGATGCATGCAAGGACATGCACAAATTCGGAAAAGCAATGATAGGGCAAACGATTATAACCGGAATACAACCCAATCGAACAACGAGGACTAGTATAACTTTTGCTGGCTCCGTGAAAAACGACGGGACATGCTATGGTGCATCGTATGCTGACCCTTATGGATCTTGGAATAACGTGGTTGTACAGGGTACCGTAAAAATCTCCTTGCGAAACTATATGGCTCAAGTTAGTTTGGAATCGAACCAAATCTATTTACGCTCCGGAACTGTATGCGCGCTGCTCGAAACAAATTGCCAGGATGCTGACGGTGGAAACACTTTTTGGGATTCGCGACCGCTCGACAATTGTAAATTTGATCGCTATGGAATTCTCTTCGATGGCATTGCGAAAAAGATAAGAGATGTTGATTCGGACGTATCGCGTAGTCTTTACTCCGTAACTACAACGGATGTAACTTTTGCATTGACGAGTAGAGAAACTCATAACATCTGCGGTTATGAAGTTGTTAGTACCGAACATCCTAAGCTGTTTATATTTGAAACGACACCGGGAACCTCGTTTGCTGTTCATGGAAAAGTTTCGGTAGCTAACTTGGACATATTTGCGTACgtcaattcgaaatttttatacgtAGAAAGACATATCAGGCAACAAATGAAGTCACTATACCATGATGTTTTGAAACGACAATGCGACAGAGAAAGGCAGATTTTACAAAATAGTTTAGCTATCGCGAGTCAAGCTCCAGACGAGTTTGCATTTAGACTGATGAAAGGACCAGGCTATATGGCGCTTGTGGCTGGCGAAGTTGTGCATATTGTTAAGTGCATTCCCGTAGAAGTAACTTTATTGCGCCTTGAAGAATGCTATAATCAATTACCAGTTGCACGTGgaaacgaaactttttttcttacccCACGTACACATATCTTGTCGCATAAAGGAACTCAGACAACGTGCAACCGATTACTGCCACCCTATTATCTTTTCGGAGATGCATGGTATAAATTTACACCGATTCCGGAAGCAGCTTTGCCACCTGAAATTATGAGGCCAACCACGAAACAAACATGGAAATATACAAATCCGGCATCACTCGCGGCCAGTGGAATATACACGAAAGAGGATACCGATAATTTACGCCAACGCATAATGTT
This genomic window contains:
- the LOC122407890 gene encoding uncharacterized protein; its protein translation is MLAYLALVMIAALAHPVFSMVGYDCGSSAMNITTVSLLTVGECNIPSPEVEVHEQYIELLQLNEFAETEVLQCKIEIFRVIFYCGMSSHIATVDNAQLEYIEMVSRDACKDMHKFGKAMIGQTIITGIQPNRTTRTSITFAGSVKNDGTCYGASYADPYGSWNNVVVQGTVKISLRNYMAQVSLESNQIYLRSGTVCALLETNCQDADGGNTFWDSRPLDNCKFDRYGILFDGIAKKIRDVDSDVSRSLYSVTTTDVTFALTSRETHNICGYEVVSTEHPKLFIFETTPGTSFAVHGKVSVANLDIFAYVNSKFLYVERHIRQQMKSLYHDVLKRQCDRERQILQNSLAIASQAPDEFAFRLMKGPGYMALVAGEVVHIVKCIPVEVTLLRLEECYNQLPVARGNETFFLTPRTHILSHKGTQTTCNRLLPPYYLFGDAWYKFTPIPEAALPPEIMRPTTKQTWKYTNPASLAASGIYTKEDTDNLRQRIMFPLEKPVVIDNIVRGINGESTVNQGERFVNLLDENSIKHIAESAWKHTWGRFIQFGTASAGFIGILLIFRAIKLIVDTIVHGYALHTVYGWSIYLLGAVWSSITNLLIHLGRQPKEDVSDDVERGMDLEKYQSSPTPRINKCPLHQSNNSTHK